The Chlorocebus sabaeus isolate Y175 chromosome 9, mChlSab1.0.hap1, whole genome shotgun sequence genome includes a window with the following:
- the HPS6 gene encoding BLOC-2 complex member HPS6, whose protein sequence is MKRSGTLRLLSDLSAFGGAARLRELLAGDPAVRVRGSPDGRHLLLLRPLGTVAPQLLVAARGPGAELERTWPAGQPSPLDAFFLPWPARPALVLVWESGLTEVWGAGVGPGWRLLQSTELCPGGGARVVAVAALRGRLVWCEERQAGSEGPLGPPATAFSHCVCVRTLEPSGEANTSLGRTHVLLHHCPAFGLLASCRHLFLVPTATTWPGVAHVLLIWSPGKGKVMVAAPRLGLSYSKSLNPGRGDTWDFRTLLRGLPGLLSLREPLAVHTWAPTPHGLLLLDFGGTVSLVQSHGGTRAVGILQEAPVGPRGSAALGTFQGTLACVLGSTLELLDMGSGQLLERKVLSTDRVHLLEPLAPGMEDEEELETRGSLRLLSALGLFCVGWEAPQGVELPSAKDLVFEEACGYYQRRSLRGAQLTPEELRHSSTFRAPQALASILQGHLPPSTLLTMLRTELRDYRGLEQLKAQLVAGDDEEAGWTELAEQEVARLLRTELIGDQLAQLNTVFQALPTAAWGATLRALQLQPDGNGKLRSQAPPDVWKKVLGGITAVKEPPNGILPPFELLCQCLCRLEPRWLPPFVELAQQQGGPGWGAGGPGLPLYRRALAVLGEEGTRPEALELELLLSSGRPKAVLQAVGQLVQKEQWDRALDAGLALGPSSPLLRSEIFKLLLAEFAQHRRLDAHLPLLCRLCPPELAPAELLLLLRTYLPDEVGPPAPFPEPGAEPPLTVGLLKALLEQTGTQGWPSGPVLSPYEDILWDPSTPPPTPPRDL, encoded by the coding sequence ATGAAGCGCTCGGGGACTCTGCGGCTGCTCTCGGACCTGAGTGCCTTCGGCGGCGCGGCGCGGCTCCGGGAGCTGCTGGCCGGGGACCCAGCGGTACGAGTCCGCGGCAGCCCGGACGGCCGCCACCTGCTGCTCCTGCGACCCCTGGGGACGGTAGCCCCGCAGCTGCTGGTCGCGGCGCGAGGGCCCGGCGCGGAGCTGGAGCGGACCTGGCCGGCAGGCCAGCCCTCCCCGCTGGACGCCTTCTTCCTGCCGTGGCCAGCGCGGCCGGCGCTGGTGCTGGTGTGGGAGAGTGGCCTGACCGAGGTGTGGGGCGCGGGCGTGGGGCCTGGCTGGCGACTGCTGCAGAGCACCGAGCTGTGTCCGGGCGGGGGAGCCCGCGTGGTGGCAGTGGCGGCGCTCCGAGGCCGCCTGGTGTGGTGCGAGGAGCGCCAAGCCGGGTCCGAGGGCCCGTTAGGGCCGCCAGCAACTGCTTTCAGCCACTGTGTGTGCGTCCGGACCCTGGAGCCCAGCGGGGAAGCTAACACCAGCCTGGGCCGCACGCACGTCCTGCTGCACCACTGCCCCGCTTTCGGGCTGCTGGCCTCCTGCAGACACCTCTTCCTGGTGCCCACTGCCACCACCTGGCCTGGCGTGGCCCACGTTCTACTCATCTGGAGCCCAGGCAAGGGCAAAGTGATGGTGGCTGCCCCACGGCTTGGCCTCTCCTACAGTAAGAGTCTGAATCCTGGACGAGGGGACACGTGGGACTTCCGGACCCTGCTCCGAGGCCTTCCTGGGTTGCTGTCCCTCAGAGAGCCACTGGCTGTACACACCTGGGCCCCAACTCCCCACGGCCTGCTGTTGCTTGACTTTGGGGGCACTGTGAGCCTAGTGCAGTCCCACGGTGGTACCCGGGCAGTGGGCATCCTGCAGGAGGCACCTGTAGGCCCGCGGGGGTCTGCAGCCCTAGGCACATTTCAGGGCACTCTGGCCTGTGTGCTGGGCTCCACATTGGAACTTCTGGACATGGGCAGTGGGCAGCTGCTGGAGAGGAAGGTCCTAAGTACAGACAGGGTACATCTGCTGGAACCGCTAGCCCCCGGCATGGAGGATGAGGAAGAGCTGGAGACCCGAGGGAGTCTTCGTCTGCTTTCAGCCTTGGGTCTGTTTTGTGTGGGCTGGGAAGCCCCACAGGGTGTTGAGCTGCCTTCAGCCAAGGATCTGGTGTTTGAGGAGGCTTGCGGGTACTACCAGCGGCGGAGCCTGCGGGGTGCCCAGCTCACTCCAGAAGAACTGAGACACAGCAGCACATTCCGGGCACCTCAGGCTCTGGCCTCCATCCTCCAGGGCCACCTGCCCCCATCTACACTGCTGACCATGTTGAGGACCGAGCTTCGGGATTACCGAGGCTTAGAGCAGCTGAAGGCCCAGCTGGTGGCTGGCGATGATGAGGAGGCTGGTTGGACTGAGCTGGCGGAGCAGGAAGTGGCACGCCTGCTGAGGACCGAATTGATAGGAGACCAGCTGGCCCAGCTCAACACTGTTTTCCAGGCCCTTCCTACAGCAGCCTGGGGTGCCACCCTCAGGGCCCTGCAGCTCCAGCCAGATGGGAATGGCAAGCTGAGGTCCCAAGCACCCCCTGATGTGTGGAAGAAAGTGTTAGGGGGAATAACCGCTGTAAAGGAACCCCCCAATGGGATACTGCCCCCCTTTGAACTCCTCTGCCAATGTCTGTGCCGGCTGGAGCCTCGATGGCTGCCACCTTTTGTGGAGCTGGCTCAGCAGCAGGGTGGGCCGGGCTGGGGGGCAGGGGGCCCGGGACTGCCCCTGTATCGCCGAGCCCTGGCAGTGTTAGGTGAGGAGGGGACCAGGCCTGAGGCTCTGGAGCTAGAGCTGCTCTTGAGCAGTGGGCGGCCCAAAGCTGTGCTCCAAGCTGTCGGGCAGCTGGTGCAAAAGGAGCAATGGGATCGGGCTCTGGATGCAGGCTTGGCCCTCGGCCCCTCCAGTCCCTTGCTTCGAAgtgaaatcttcaaactgctgcTGGCTGAGTTTGCCCAGCACCGCCGGCTTGATGCTCACCTCCCCCTCCTTTGCCGCCTGTGCCCACCAGAACTGGCTCCAGCTGAGCTCCTGCTTCTACTGAGGACATACCTCCCAGATGAGGTGGGGCCCCCTGCCCCATTTCCTGAGCCTGGAGCAGAGCCCCCTCTCACTGTGGGCTTACTCAAAGCCCTGCTGGAGCAGACTGGGACTCAAGGATGGCCCTCAGGCCCAGTTCTAAGCCCATATGAGGACATCCTATGGGACCCTAGCACTCCACCCCCGACTCCACCTCGGGACCTATGA